From the genome of Pelobacter propionicus DSM 2379, one region includes:
- a CDS encoding PAS domain-containing protein has product MGQIIQNLLMFYALMEYSSDSIVFKEYFRDEKGGFTGGQFVSVSNEKARHYGLTAAQMKGKTDRDLLPPKEAAKSLCDDLWVMTNRRAIRDIRETITHPDGKSVSVSVTKFPWFDQGGDIFGVICVARDISRRVEAEQQSDQLSEFMVRDLFKPLAALGRRMEKLESSAENDRIKKEFSRILAKLKQKVGSS; this is encoded by the coding sequence ATGGGACAAATCATACAGAATCTGCTCATGTTTTACGCGTTGATGGAGTACTCCTCCGACTCCATCGTGTTCAAGGAATACTTCAGGGATGAAAAGGGCGGCTTTACGGGGGGGCAGTTCGTCTCTGTCAGCAACGAAAAGGCCAGACACTACGGATTGACCGCTGCCCAGATGAAGGGGAAGACCGACCGGGACCTGCTTCCGCCCAAGGAAGCGGCCAAATCGCTGTGCGACGACTTGTGGGTCATGACCAACAGGCGTGCCATCCGCGATATCCGCGAAACGATCACCCATCCCGACGGCAAGAGCGTGTCGGTGTCCGTCACCAAATTCCCCTGGTTTGACCAGGGTGGAGACATTTTTGGCGTGATCTGCGTTGCGCGCGATATTTCCAGGCGTGTCGAGGCTGAACAGCAGTCGGACCAGTTGAGCGAATTCATGGTACGAGACCTGTTCAAACCGCTGGCAGCCCTTGGCCGACGCATGGAAAAACTCGAATCATCCGCGGAGAATGACCGGATCAAAAAGGAGTTTTCGCGTATTCTGGCTAAACTGAAGCAGAAGGTCGGCAGCTCGTAA
- a CDS encoding DeoR/GlpR family DNA-binding transcription regulator — protein MDIAGNSQTSPPYENNNLLPAERHLRIRELLRERVTIRVTELSEKLGVSEMTIRRDLEALERQGALERTHGGAVYRHERVSYENGYESRLKEFVDLLDLVGRKAASLIAPNDSILLHCGTTALHLLRYLDPEMPVRIYTNNIGAIDEVRGKKAELVLLGGELRRDSNSLEGPLTMQMIRQIHPTRAFLAADGISMAEGITSSCFAEADFQRAMIEQTRGQVVVMAGNGAFGRVAEVQVAPLERADILILDRTLPREPLRDLELLGVQVLVA, from the coding sequence ATGGACATAGCCGGAAACAGTCAAACGTCCCCCCCCTACGAGAACAATAATCTGCTGCCGGCTGAGCGGCATCTGCGCATCCGGGAACTGCTGCGGGAGCGGGTCACCATACGGGTTACGGAATTAAGTGAAAAGCTGGGCGTGTCGGAGATGACCATCCGCCGCGACCTGGAGGCGCTGGAGCGACAGGGGGCTCTGGAGCGCACCCATGGCGGCGCGGTGTATCGCCATGAGCGCGTGAGCTACGAAAACGGCTATGAGAGCCGCCTGAAGGAATTTGTGGATCTGCTGGACCTGGTCGGTCGCAAGGCCGCCTCCCTGATCGCACCCAACGATTCGATCCTGCTCCATTGCGGCACCACGGCACTGCATCTCCTGCGCTACCTGGATCCGGAGATGCCGGTCAGGATCTACACCAACAACATCGGCGCCATCGACGAGGTGCGGGGTAAAAAGGCGGAACTTGTGCTGCTGGGGGGAGAACTCCGGCGGGACTCCAACTCCCTGGAGGGGCCGCTGACAATGCAGATGATCCGCCAGATCCACCCCACCAGGGCCTTTCTTGCCGCGGACGGGATCAGCATGGCTGAGGGCATTACCAGCTCCTGCTTTGCCGAGGCTGACTTTCAGCGGGCCATGATCGAGCAGACCAGGGGGCAGGTCGTTGTCATGGCCGGCAACGGCGCATTCGGTCGGGTTGCCGAGGTACAGGTCGCTCCCCTGGAGCGGGCCGACATCCTGATCCTTGACCGCACCCTGCCCAGGGAACCCCTGCGCGACCTGGAGTTGCTGGGAGTCCAGGTGCTGGTTGCCTGA
- a CDS encoding substrate-binding domain-containing protein has protein sequence MLFRLITFTVALALGGLLSTALASPPGLLLATTTSLQDSGLLDVLIPLFEKESGYVVKTVAFGSGQAMKMARKGEVDVLLVHSPEAVNRFMAEGGGSASQPVMHNEFVVVGPASDPARVRGSRNGIEAFRKIAAGKAPFLSRHDDSGTHVREMELWKAAGVSPHDRKWYQRTTGLGMGQTLFVADERKAYTLSDRATYLALKKKLELVILLEGNPGLLNSYQVVQVNAARWPRVNAAGAKAFADFMASQKTQRVIAGFGMERFGQPLFVPDAGEKQGEGN, from the coding sequence ATGCTGTTCCGCTTGATCACATTCACGGTAGCACTGGCCCTTGGCGGGCTTTTGTCCACGGCTCTGGCCTCACCCCCGGGCCTGCTGCTGGCTACCACCACCAGCCTCCAGGACTCCGGGCTGCTGGATGTTCTTATCCCGCTTTTCGAGAAGGAGAGCGGCTATGTCGTCAAAACCGTTGCGTTTGGTTCGGGGCAGGCCATGAAAATGGCGCGGAAGGGTGAGGTGGATGTGCTCTTGGTGCACTCCCCTGAGGCGGTGAATAGATTCATGGCGGAGGGGGGCGGCAGTGCCAGTCAGCCGGTCATGCATAACGAATTCGTGGTGGTCGGCCCTGCGTCTGACCCGGCGAGGGTGCGCGGTTCCCGAAACGGTATCGAGGCATTCCGGAAGATCGCGGCCGGCAAGGCGCCCTTCCTCTCCCGTCACGACGACTCAGGTACCCATGTCAGGGAGATGGAGCTCTGGAAGGCCGCGGGCGTATCACCCCATGACCGGAAGTGGTATCAGCGAACCACCGGACTCGGCATGGGGCAGACCCTCTTCGTCGCTGACGAGAGGAAAGCCTATACCTTGAGCGATCGAGCCACCTACCTGGCGCTGAAAAAGAAACTGGAACTTGTCATTCTTCTGGAAGGAAATCCCGGCCTACTGAACAGCTATCAGGTGGTCCAGGTCAATGCCGCCAGGTGGCCCCGGGTGAACGCGGCCGGCGCCAAGGCCTTTGCCGATTTCATGGCATCTCAAAAAACACAGAGAGTCATTGCCGGTTTTGGTATGGAGAGATTCGGCCAGCCGCTTTTTGTACCGGATGCGGGGGAGAAACAAGGGGAAGGCAACTGA
- a CDS encoding TOBE domain-containing protein, translating into MKISARNCLAGIVAGVKKGAVNSEVILNLKGGSSIASVITNSSAESLGLKEGKEAFAIIKASNVIICGDMQGVKISARNLLCGKVTKLVEGPVSAEVGVDVGNGTVLTAVITNESATNLGLTVGSTVSAMFKAPSVIIGVKE; encoded by the coding sequence ATGAAAATCAGTGCGAGAAACTGTCTGGCAGGAATTGTGGCAGGCGTAAAAAAGGGCGCGGTCAACAGCGAAGTAATCCTCAACCTGAAGGGCGGTTCCTCCATCGCGTCGGTTATCACCAATTCAAGCGCCGAAAGCCTCGGCTTGAAAGAGGGTAAAGAGGCTTTCGCCATCATCAAGGCCAGCAACGTCATCATCTGTGGGGATATGCAGGGCGTCAAGATCAGCGCGCGCAACCTGCTCTGCGGCAAGGTAACCAAACTGGTCGAGGGCCCGGTAAGCGCCGAAGTGGGCGTGGACGTGGGCAACGGCACGGTCCTGACCGCCGTCATCACCAACGAGAGCGCTACAAACCTGGGACTCACGGTGGGCAGCACCGTCAGCGCCATGTTCAAGGCGCCCAGCGTCATCATTGGCGTGAAAGAATAG
- a CDS encoding molybdopterin biosynthesis protein: MSKSRNFFLENIPLDEAWSRFITAMEEVWAWDEMPGEEVAVDEALGRVTAKPVWAELSSPAYHASAMDGYAVRSTDTIGAMETAPKRLAIGPAGPATYVDTGDPIPAWADAVIMIEQTQHIDEPDGGESIEIHAGVAPWTAVRPMGEDMVATELVLPANHLLKPVDLGALAGCGHAFVNVRRKPRVAVIPTGTELVTVEQARRCGLKSGDIIEYNSLVLSSQVRQWGGIPTRYPVVPDDYELIKATVLEAAAEHDLVLVNAGSSAGSEDFTSSIVVELGKLLVHGVAVRPGHPVILGMIAGFNRPVIGIPGYPVSCALTGETFVEPLISHWLGLPPREQPRMQASITRKLLSPIGEDETVRVTVGRVGERAVAAPLSRGAGVITSLVRADGIVRIPRFSEGVEAGQEVTVELYRTPAEVERTLVHIGSHDLCLDLLAQYLADSGRRFTSANAGSLGGLMALKRGDAHLAGAHLLDPATGDYNVSYIQQYLPGLPVVLLTFMHRQQGLIVPPGNPKGIGGLADLTREGLRFVNRQRGAGTRVLLDYHLGKLGIAPQQILGYKREEYTHMAVAVAVQSGLADCGLGIAAAARALELDFIPLEMERYDLVIPRIHYESDLLRPLLELINGQELRRAVAELPGYDTSHMGEIAGQW, translated from the coding sequence ATGAGCAAGAGCAGAAATTTTTTTCTGGAAAACATACCGCTGGACGAGGCCTGGAGCCGCTTCATCACGGCCATGGAGGAGGTCTGGGCATGGGACGAGATGCCCGGCGAGGAGGTAGCCGTCGACGAGGCCCTGGGCCGCGTGACCGCCAAACCGGTCTGGGCGGAGCTTTCCTCTCCCGCCTACCACGCCAGCGCCATGGACGGCTATGCCGTGCGTTCCACCGATACCATCGGCGCCATGGAGACGGCGCCCAAACGCCTGGCGATCGGCCCGGCCGGCCCGGCAACCTACGTGGATACCGGCGACCCGATTCCGGCCTGGGCCGATGCCGTGATCATGATCGAGCAGACCCAGCACATCGACGAACCTGACGGCGGCGAATCAATCGAGATCCACGCCGGCGTCGCCCCCTGGACGGCAGTCAGGCCCATGGGCGAGGACATGGTGGCCACCGAACTGGTGCTGCCGGCCAACCATCTGCTGAAACCGGTGGACCTGGGCGCCCTGGCGGGATGCGGTCACGCCTTCGTCAACGTGCGCCGCAAGCCGCGGGTGGCGGTCATCCCCACCGGCACCGAACTGGTGACGGTGGAGCAGGCCCGCCGCTGTGGCCTGAAGTCGGGGGACATCATCGAATACAACTCGCTGGTGCTCTCCTCCCAGGTGCGCCAGTGGGGCGGCATTCCGACCCGCTACCCGGTGGTGCCGGACGATTACGAGCTGATCAAGGCAACGGTGCTGGAGGCGGCCGCCGAGCACGACCTGGTGCTGGTCAATGCCGGCTCGTCGGCGGGGAGCGAGGATTTCACCTCCAGTATCGTGGTGGAGCTGGGAAAACTGCTGGTTCACGGAGTTGCGGTACGCCCCGGCCACCCGGTCATTCTCGGCATGATCGCCGGCTTCAACAGGCCGGTGATCGGCATTCCCGGCTATCCGGTTTCCTGCGCGCTGACCGGAGAGACCTTTGTGGAGCCGCTCATCTCCCACTGGCTCGGGTTGCCGCCACGGGAGCAGCCCCGGATGCAGGCCTCCATCACCCGCAAGCTGCTCTCCCCCATCGGCGAAGACGAAACGGTGCGCGTTACCGTGGGGCGGGTGGGCGAGCGGGCCGTGGCAGCACCACTGTCGCGCGGGGCCGGCGTGATCACCTCCTTGGTTCGCGCCGACGGGATCGTGCGCATACCGCGCTTTTCCGAAGGGGTGGAGGCGGGTCAGGAGGTTACGGTGGAACTCTACCGCACTCCGGCCGAGGTCGAACGCACCCTGGTGCACATCGGCAGCCACGACCTCTGCCTGGACCTGTTGGCCCAGTACCTGGCCGATTCCGGCCGCCGCTTCACCAGTGCCAACGCCGGCAGCCTGGGAGGCCTGATGGCGCTGAAACGCGGGGACGCCCATCTGGCGGGCGCCCACCTGCTGGACCCGGCCACGGGGGACTACAACGTCTCCTACATACAGCAGTACCTGCCCGGTCTGCCGGTGGTGCTGCTGACCTTCATGCACCGCCAGCAGGGGCTGATCGTCCCGCCGGGCAACCCCAAGGGGATCGGAGGGCTGGCGGATCTGACGCGGGAGGGACTGCGTTTCGTCAACCGCCAGCGCGGTGCAGGCACGCGGGTGCTTCTGGACTACCACCTGGGCAAGCTGGGAATCGCTCCCCAGCAGATACTGGGGTACAAACGGGAGGAGTACACCCACATGGCGGTTGCCGTGGCGGTCCAGTCGGGGTTGGCCGACTGCGGCCTCGGCATTGCAGCCGCCGCACGGGCGCTGGAGCTGGACTTCATCCCCCTGGAGATGGAGCGCTACGACCTGGTGATCCCCCGCATCCACTATGAAAGCGACCTGCTCCGTCCGCTGCTGGAGCTGATCAACGGCCAGGAACTGCGCCGGGCCGTTGCCGAACTGCCCGGCTACGACACCAGCCACATGGGGGAGATCGCCGGCCAGTGGTAG
- a CDS encoding molybdopterin molybdotransferase MoeA, translating to MPEMFTVLPPADALRLLFDQLPPEIRLETVSTLEALDRALAENLLAPSSLPSFPRCTMDGYAVLAEDTFGASESLPAYLTLIGEAPMGRACPLTVASGQAVAVYTGGMLPAGADAVVMVERTQKLDDATIEVLRSVATGENLVEVGEDVREGDSLFQAGHLLRPQDLGGLTALGITSLKVAARPRVAIISTGDEVIPPDRSPAPGQIRDVNSYTISALVSRAGGIPLQRGIIPDDFDALLSAARSALEEADCLVVSAGSSVSTRDLTADVINRLGAPGVLVHGIALRPGKPAILGVCDGKPVIGLPGNPVSAMVVADLFLGPLLRRIQGVGHAPLRRRVGATLTHNIPSAPGREDYVQVRLADRDGRLWAEPVFGKSNLIYTMINSDGMVCVPLNSSGLYRDETVEVELF from the coding sequence ATGCCTGAAATGTTTACGGTGCTTCCCCCCGCGGATGCGCTCAGACTCTTGTTCGACCAACTCCCCCCGGAGATCCGGCTGGAAACGGTTTCCACTCTGGAGGCCCTCGACCGGGCCCTGGCGGAGAACCTGCTGGCCCCCTCATCCCTCCCTTCCTTTCCCCGCTGCACCATGGACGGCTATGCCGTGCTCGCCGAAGACACCTTCGGCGCAAGCGAATCTCTGCCGGCATACCTGACCCTGATCGGCGAGGCGCCCATGGGCCGGGCCTGCCCCCTGACGGTGGCTTCCGGCCAGGCGGTCGCCGTCTACACCGGGGGCATGCTCCCGGCTGGCGCCGATGCGGTGGTGATGGTGGAGCGGACACAGAAACTGGACGATGCCACCATCGAGGTGCTGCGCTCCGTGGCAACGGGCGAAAACCTGGTCGAGGTGGGAGAGGACGTCAGGGAGGGAGATTCCCTGTTCCAGGCCGGGCACCTGCTCAGGCCCCAGGACCTGGGCGGCCTGACCGCCCTGGGCATCACCAGCCTTAAGGTGGCTGCCCGTCCACGGGTGGCGATCATCTCCACCGGCGACGAGGTCATCCCTCCCGACCGGAGCCCCGCCCCCGGCCAGATACGGGATGTGAACAGCTACACCATCTCGGCCCTGGTTTCCCGGGCAGGCGGCATCCCGCTCCAACGGGGGATCATCCCCGACGACTTCGATGCGCTGCTCTCTGCGGCCAGATCGGCACTGGAAGAGGCAGACTGCCTGGTGGTCTCGGCCGGTTCATCGGTTTCCACCCGCGACCTGACGGCGGATGTAATCAACAGACTGGGCGCACCGGGCGTGCTGGTGCACGGCATCGCCCTGCGGCCGGGCAAGCCGGCCATCCTGGGCGTCTGCGACGGCAAGCCGGTGATCGGCCTGCCGGGCAACCCGGTCAGCGCCATGGTTGTGGCTGACCTGTTTCTGGGTCCCCTGCTGCGCAGGATACAGGGGGTAGGCCACGCGCCTCTGCGGCGGCGCGTGGGAGCGACGCTCACCCACAACATCCCCTCGGCGCCGGGGCGCGAGGACTACGTTCAGGTCAGGCTGGCCGACCGGGACGGACGGCTGTGGGCCGAACCGGTCTTCGGCAAATCCAACCTGATCTACACCATGATCAACTCCGATGGCATGGTATGCGTACCGCTCAACTCCAGCGGACTGTACCGGGACGAAACAGTCGAGGTTGAGCTGTTCTAA
- a CDS encoding GTP pyrophosphokinase, giving the protein MPSLNFEREKDAFETYYESNRKLLTDAKNAYMRIIGSLIKRSDVGEVTKIEGRVKDRDECIKKFHRKYQSRLESDEQPYEIKDFMSDLIGVRIVCLYEDQISVLTELLQRHFRVLDITDKISAVESTEDYFGYKGLHMDLALNDTMAAKPKYLPYARLSFEVQIRSLIQDAWSVLDHKIKYKKSIPIDLKRRINVLSALFELADREFKEIRIATAELMQEATVALISDQADGSSDERGTAGATSSQKAVNAFSFMRIVGHFFRDFEFEEHKVDDFVHDILKLDSSFQKSDLHTCLTENLKTVREYRDHFMTENPDKTFSHYTSIRHCLYLYDQETFVRILSRGARERFSVWLDDIRRKP; this is encoded by the coding sequence ATGCCTTCCCTGAATTTTGAACGCGAAAAAGATGCTTTCGAAACATATTATGAAAGCAATCGGAAACTTTTGACTGATGCCAAGAACGCCTATATGCGCATCATCGGTTCACTGATCAAACGGTCCGATGTGGGCGAGGTTACAAAAATCGAAGGCCGGGTCAAGGACAGAGATGAGTGTATCAAGAAATTTCATCGCAAATACCAGAGCAGGCTGGAATCCGATGAGCAGCCCTATGAAATCAAGGATTTCATGTCAGACCTGATCGGCGTACGGATTGTCTGCCTCTATGAAGATCAGATTTCCGTGCTGACGGAACTGTTGCAACGGCATTTCAGGGTCCTCGATATCACCGACAAGATATCGGCCGTGGAGAGCACCGAGGACTACTTCGGCTACAAGGGGTTGCACATGGATCTGGCCCTGAACGATACAATGGCTGCAAAACCGAAATACCTTCCCTATGCGCGTCTTTCCTTTGAGGTGCAGATCAGGTCATTGATCCAGGATGCCTGGAGCGTGCTGGACCACAAGATCAAATACAAAAAATCGATCCCCATTGATCTCAAGCGCAGGATCAATGTCCTCTCCGCCCTGTTTGAACTGGCCGACCGGGAGTTCAAGGAGATACGCATCGCCACTGCGGAACTGATGCAGGAGGCGACGGTGGCGTTGATAAGCGATCAGGCTGACGGCTCCTCCGATGAGAGGGGAACGGCTGGGGCAACGTCAAGCCAGAAAGCCGTAAACGCCTTTAGTTTCATGCGTATCGTAGGGCACTTCTTCAGGGATTTCGAATTCGAGGAGCATAAGGTCGACGACTTCGTCCATGATATTCTGAAACTGGACAGCAGTTTTCAGAAATCGGATTTGCATACCTGTCTGACCGAGAACCTGAAAACCGTCAGGGAGTATCGCGACCATTTCATGACTGAGAACCCCGACAAAACCTTCAGCCACTACACCTCCATCAGGCACTGCCTGTATCTCTACGATCAGGAAACCTTCGTACGTATCCTGTCCAGGGGGGCGAGAGAACGCTTTTCAGTCTGGTTGGACGACATCCGGAGGAAACCGTAG
- a CDS encoding B12-binding domain-containing radical SAM protein, with amino-acid sequence MKILLVYPLYPDTFWSFRHALRFIDRKASFPPLGLLTVAAMLPGAWEKRLVDMNVRPLCDDDLAWADCVFISAMSIQRTSAQEVIERCRQRGVKTVAGGPLFTACHEDFPHVDHLVLGEAELSLPPFLDDLSRGEPRHIYADERRADVRDTPIPLWKLVDIRDYAAMNVQYSRGCPFDCEFCDITALLGRTPRTKQLPQLLAELESLYVWGWRGAIFFVDDNFIGDRKKLKRELLPAMIDWMEERGRPFYFYTEASIDLADDGQLMELMVRAGFQEVFIGIETPLEEGLAESGKVQNRNRDLLASVQHIQRAGLQVHGGFIVGFDSDPPSVFDRQIRFIQESGIVTAMVGVLIALRGTRLYQRLQREGRLLGEATGNNTAVTLNFIPRMEVKKLIAGYRTILDTIYSPRNYYQRVIRLFREYRPLPGKFNLQPGYVGALFKSILLLGVIGKERYYFWKLFFWSLFRKPRLFPLAITYAIYGFHFRKVAEKIRGAERSLAVGRPE; translated from the coding sequence ATGAAGATTCTCCTCGTGTATCCCCTCTATCCCGACACCTTCTGGAGCTTCCGCCACGCCCTGAGATTTATCGACAGGAAGGCAAGTTTTCCGCCGTTGGGGCTGCTGACGGTGGCTGCCATGCTCCCCGGAGCGTGGGAAAAGAGGCTCGTTGATATGAACGTCCGCCCACTTTGCGATGATGACCTGGCATGGGCGGATTGCGTCTTCATCAGCGCCATGTCCATCCAGCGCACATCGGCCCAGGAGGTAATCGAGCGCTGTCGGCAACGAGGGGTGAAAACCGTTGCCGGCGGCCCCCTCTTTACCGCTTGCCATGAGGATTTCCCCCATGTGGATCATCTTGTGCTGGGCGAGGCGGAGCTTAGCCTGCCACCCTTTCTGGATGATCTGTCGAGAGGAGAGCCGCGGCATATCTATGCCGACGAACGGCGGGCTGACGTGAGAGATACTCCCATCCCGCTCTGGAAGCTGGTCGATATCCGGGACTACGCCGCCATGAACGTCCAGTACTCGCGGGGTTGTCCCTTCGACTGCGAGTTCTGTGACATCACCGCCCTGCTGGGGCGCACGCCGCGCACCAAGCAGCTTCCGCAGTTGCTCGCGGAGCTGGAGAGCCTTTATGTGTGGGGGTGGCGCGGGGCGATCTTCTTTGTCGACGACAACTTCATCGGCGACCGGAAGAAACTGAAGCGGGAACTGCTCCCCGCCATGATCGACTGGATGGAGGAACGGGGTCGCCCGTTCTACTTCTATACCGAGGCGTCCATCGACCTTGCCGATGACGGACAGCTCATGGAACTGATGGTCAGAGCGGGGTTTCAGGAGGTCTTCATCGGCATCGAAACCCCCCTCGAAGAGGGCCTCGCCGAGAGCGGCAAAGTCCAGAACAGGAACCGCGACCTGCTGGCCTCGGTACAACATATCCAGCGGGCCGGCCTGCAGGTGCACGGCGGATTTATCGTCGGTTTCGATAGCGACCCGCCGTCGGTTTTCGACCGTCAGATTCGCTTCATCCAGGAGAGCGGCATCGTCACCGCCATGGTGGGAGTGCTGATCGCCCTGCGCGGCACCAGGCTCTACCAGCGCCTGCAGCGGGAGGGGCGCCTGCTGGGAGAAGCCACCGGCAACAACACGGCAGTCACCCTCAATTTCATTCCCCGGATGGAGGTAAAGAAACTCATCGCTGGCTACCGGACCATTCTCGACACCATCTACTCTCCCAGGAACTACTATCAGAGGGTAATCAGGCTCTTCAGGGAGTACCGGCCGTTGCCGGGAAAATTCAACCTCCAGCCGGGGTATGTGGGGGCGCTTTTCAAGTCGATCCTCTTGCTGGGGGTGATCGGCAAAGAAAGGTACTATTTCTGGAAACTCTTCTTCTGGTCTCTTTTCAGAAAGCCGCGGCTTTTCCCGCTGGCCATAACCTATGCCATTTACGGGTTCCACTTCAGGAAGGTCGCGGAAAAGATCAGAGGGGCGGAACGTTCGCTGGCGGTGGGACGGCCTGAATGA
- the modC gene encoding molybdenum ABC transporter ATP-binding protein produces the protein MNLSMMLTKRLNDFTLAADFSVEGNRIGIFGKSGGGKSTLVNLLAGLLTPDDGEIVLDGTCLFSASRKINLPPERRRIAMVFQQHCLFPHLSVRKNLLYGFKRCPSELRTIDFHDLVKLLKIDKLLDRGVTNLSGGEKQRVALGRAILANPRLLLMDEPLSALDDTLRFQIIPYLKSVSERFDIPYLFISHSMVEMRLMTETVLVVEKGRIAEQSSSEQLARNRMGQSPVGFINLLELEGMVERDGLCVYRWPGGELYLSGGNCDTPAGLFELSSKDIIIFKRHPEAISARNLLECRVSSLFESGAKIGIELECDGGKLLAEIVPEAARELDIRQGSLVHAAFKASAFRRLSSCESRRNSD, from the coding sequence ATGAACCTGAGCATGATGCTAACAAAGCGTCTCAACGATTTTACCCTCGCGGCCGATTTCAGCGTGGAGGGTAACCGCATCGGCATCTTCGGCAAATCGGGCGGGGGCAAATCGACCCTGGTCAATCTGCTGGCCGGTCTGCTGACGCCGGACGACGGTGAGATCGTTCTGGACGGCACCTGCCTGTTCAGCGCCTCCCGGAAGATCAACCTCCCTCCCGAACGGCGGCGCATCGCCATGGTCTTCCAGCAGCACTGCCTGTTCCCCCACTTAAGCGTCAGGAAGAACCTGCTCTACGGCTTCAAACGCTGCCCGTCCGAGTTGCGCACCATCGACTTCCACGACTTGGTGAAACTGCTCAAGATCGACAAACTGCTGGACCGCGGGGTAACCAACCTGTCCGGCGGAGAGAAGCAGCGGGTGGCCCTGGGGCGGGCCATCCTGGCCAATCCGCGCCTGCTGCTGATGGACGAGCCGCTGTCTGCCCTGGACGACACACTCCGCTTCCAGATCATCCCCTACCTGAAGAGCGTCAGCGAGCGCTTCGACATCCCCTACCTGTTCATCTCCCACTCAATGGTGGAGATGCGCCTGATGACAGAGACGGTACTGGTGGTGGAAAAGGGGCGCATAGCCGAGCAGAGTTCCAGCGAACAACTGGCCCGCAACCGCATGGGGCAGAGTCCGGTCGGCTTCATCAACCTGTTGGAACTGGAGGGGATGGTTGAGCGGGACGGCCTGTGCGTCTATCGCTGGCCAGGGGGCGAGTTATACCTGTCAGGCGGCAACTGCGATACCCCTGCCGGCCTGTTCGAGCTGTCGTCAAAGGACATCATCATCTTCAAGCGGCACCCCGAGGCGATCAGCGCCCGCAACCTGCTGGAATGTCGCGTATCCTCCCTGTTCGAGAGCGGGGCCAAGATCGGGATCGAGCTGGAATGCGATGGGGGCAAGCTTCTGGCCGAAATCGTTCCCGAGGCTGCCCGGGAGCTGGATATCCGACAGGGGAGCCTCGTGCACGCCGCCTTCAAGGCATCGGCCTTCCGGCGACTGTCCTCTTGCGAGTCACGCCGGAATAGTGACTGA
- the modB gene encoding molybdate ABC transporter permease subunit: protein MFSLTSADIDAIRLSSQVAVAATLLSLPFAFVAAYLITFVKFRGKLLLEVLVNLPLTLPPVVVGYLLLLLLGRNGWLGSLLDTMGIRIIFTLKAAMIASAVVGFPLMVRSLRIGMESIDPQLIRASRTLGARWYDTLLTVILPLSLPGLLAGSSLMFARSLGEFGATIIVAGNIPGVTQTLPLAIYEYASSPSSEDMALSLCLVSVVLSLAVLALHELIRKKLTWKS, encoded by the coding sequence ATGTTTTCACTGACATCGGCGGACATCGATGCCATCCGCCTCTCCAGCCAGGTTGCCGTGGCGGCGACGCTTCTCTCACTCCCCTTCGCTTTTGTAGCCGCCTACCTGATCACCTTCGTCAAATTCAGGGGAAAACTGCTGCTGGAGGTGCTGGTCAACCTCCCCCTTACCCTTCCGCCGGTGGTGGTGGGCTATCTGCTGTTGCTGCTCCTGGGCAGAAACGGCTGGCTGGGGAGCCTGCTGGACACTATGGGCATCCGGATCATCTTCACCCTCAAGGCCGCCATGATCGCCTCGGCGGTGGTCGGTTTCCCCCTGATGGTGCGCTCCCTGCGCATCGGCATGGAGTCCATCGACCCACAGCTGATCAGGGCCTCGCGAACCCTGGGGGCACGCTGGTACGACACCCTGCTGACCGTGATCCTGCCGCTGTCGCTGCCGGGACTTTTGGCCGGCTCGTCGCTCATGTTCGCCCGCAGCCTGGGGGAGTTCGGCGCCACCATCATCGTGGCCGGCAACATACCCGGAGTGACCCAGACCCTGCCACTGGCCATCTACGAATACGCAAGCTCACCCAGCAGCGAGGACATGGCCCTCTCCCTCTGCCTGGTATCAGTCGTCCTCTCCCTGGCGGTCCTTGCCCTGCATGAGCTGATCCGTAAAAAACTGACCTGGAAGTCGTGA